In the genome of Oryzias melastigma strain HK-1 linkage group LG19, ASM292280v2, whole genome shotgun sequence, the window GACATTTTTCCACCCAGtcaggacaaaaataaagttctgcTTCTTTGTTTAGTCCCACCCAAAGCTTTTGTGCCAGTAACAAGCTTTTGTCTCCGTGACAGTAGTCTGTTTTCTGTCACATCAAAAATAGGGATTATtggaaaaaggggaaaaaaagtggaaaaggagaaaaatgcttggtaatgttatttttttttgtcccactcTAACAAAACTTCATAATAGCCTGTacctgcatgtttgtgtgtagtTAGCGTGCATTGTACTTCCCACAAATGTGGCAACATTTGCGAGAAATGGCAATGGAAATTTGCGCCCTcaccacaacacaaaaacattcgTCCCAAACAAATAATGGAGGTCATGTTCCACGTTTAGGCTTTTCTGTTTTGCCCCCCTATCCATTCTGATTCACTCCCTCTCAGCATCTTCTCTCTTGTTGCAAATATTACAGAGGGGAGGTCTTTGAACCTGTGAAACCCGCTGGCGTATCGAACAAGCCTTTGCGGTTTACATCGACCAATCAAGTTAATCTTCTACGAGGCTTTGCTCTGCGTCTGAGCGAGACAAACGATGGCCTGCTGACCTTCATCTGCTACTCATGTTAGTTTTTCCAAAGGCAGGAATGAAGAGAGAATCTCACTCCTAATCCACAACTAGGTAGAAAGTTTATAccgttcatttaaaaaaatctgccattGGCTGACTCTTCCCATAGGAAAAACTGGCCTTATTTTAGTATCTTAGGCTCAGTTTGGTCAGTCAGTGATGGCGCCAACATTCTATTAAACGTCGGCGGCTGTTCTGTTCTGTGCTGTCCGTCAGGCCTCTCATCCATTGCAGATCCTGTCAGTCAAATTGGAGCATCATAGGCCTCTAGGAAGTCTCTGAGCGTGCTGGGGATGTCCTCGGTCCCCGTCCCCGCCATGCCTCTGTCGTTCAGCGTCCTCCTGCACATGTGCTGCAGAGTTGACAGAGAGGTGCAGAGGGGTCGCTGTAACTCCAGGGGGATCTTCTCTCCCGCCGTGTGAATCAAATACACGTTTTGTCCCCTCTTCTTCGTCGTCTCTTCCGAACCGCCTCCACTCGCTTTGTCTCGGGCACCTCCGGCGTCCGTCCCTTTCCCCATGAAGTGTGCAATGAGCTTCAGCACACAGTCAAAACGCGGGATCCTCTGGGTGCTCTGAGGGTCCGGTTGAAGGAAGAAGCCGCCCTCGCCGCTGTGTATGCGCAGGTTCCTCGTTCCCAGGGTGGTCTTCACAGACAGCGTGAAGAAGTAGTGATGATCTGACGAGTCCCGGATCAGGAAAGTCCCAGGGGGTTCAGAGCGCAACAGTGTGCTGGCTTCTCTGCCCCCAAGAGCCCCCCAGTAAAAGCCACTCTCTTGAAGCTTATGAAAAGCACACATCAcctgtaccaaaaaaaaaaaagaaataagtgTTATGATCTTTGGAAAATAAACCGCCACGTCTCTGAAAACATTAGACGAGACTCACCTGTTTGTAGTGTTCATGCGAGCCGAAGGGTTTGAAGTGATGGGGGGTGAGGTTTGACCCCTGAACCTTGTCCTCCGAGGTGGAGGCGGCGCTCATAGTGAGAAAGTTGCGTCCACTGAGAGCTACCATGGCGCCATTGCCCCCTGCCTCTGCCAAGCGGTCGAGAGGCAGGGGGCCGAGAGCGGGAGCTTCGGGGTGGGCAGGAGGCGGGGAGCTTGAAGCGGAGGGAGAAGGGATGGAGAGGGGAGTGGGTGAGGGCGTGGGGGTCACGCACCGGGTCCAGGGCCCCGGGGAGGAGGAGTTTGATGCATCCAGAGAGTGGCTGTGAGAGAACACCTAAACCCAGCTGCaagggaggaggaagaagaagggATGGAGCACTCATTTAGTACCTTTTTTTAGCCTAAAGACAAGAAAAGAATATCACGTTTACTCATTCATAAGCAGTGGCACGAACAAATGACCACTTtgccacagtggagctctcaGTTTACCCCTCTAAAATGCACTTATCACGACTGAGACAAATGCAGATGGCAGGACTGGGCAACCAGCTGCAGGTTATATTTAGTGCAGATGAATCCTCTGCTTGCTTGTTTGCTGAATCTGCTGCTCTTGTCGTGCAGCCAGACAGCAACTGGATCCTGATTGCTTTCAATTGTCTTCGATCGGCGAGCCGCAACAAGGGATTTCTGAATCAGggtcattgtaaaaaaaaaatattaattatttttttaagtctgctgtactttttttattaaatcacaattccctttttttgttttgtttttttcttccaaaacgTGTCTGGTTTCACGCGCGCGTGAGATGGGATGCAGTCTTCGCAGGAATCCCTTGCGCACGCGGGCTACGGGAATTTAAGCCGTCCTCGCGGGACGGTGCAGGGCAGCCTGTGGGAGCAGGAGGCGCCATAACGGTTCACAACCACCGCCGGTGGGCAATTCAGCACCCCAAAATAAAGCCAAACAATCTCTATATTACCTGTTCTAGCCCATTTTAGCCTGAAATCCTACCTGACAGCATCTACCGTCAAACAAGTCGGACATCTTTTTTccgcctccccctcctcctcttttgGAGGTCTTTTCCCAACTTACCGTCCGGATTCGTTCAGCGCCGTACCGCAGCCCCTCGTCGCCGAAGAAGAAAGGCGAACTACCCGAAAGTAGTGCTATCTGAGTGATTAAGTCAGGCATTAAAATCCAAAACGAGTATCCAAAAAGTCTGTGG includes:
- the socs3b gene encoding suppressor of cytokine signaling 3b, with protein sequence MVALSGRNFLTMSAASTSEDKVQGSNLTPHHFKPFGSHEHYKQVMCAFHKLQESGFYWGALGGREASTLLRSEPPGTFLIRDSSDHHYFFTLSVKTTLGTRNLRIHSGEGGFFLQPDPQSTQRIPRFDCVLKLIAHFMGKGTDAGGARDKASGGGSEETTKKRGQNVYLIHTAGEKIPLELQRPLCTSLSTLQHMCRRTLNDRGMAGTGTEDIPSTLRDFLEAYDAPI